The region AGGAAACCTCCGCCGACAGCAACCCGTTAGAGGTGGTTATGAAGCTCTACTCCTACGCCAAAAAGGCTGGAATACTGTAGGGCCCCTGCAAAGCGGGCGGGCCCCTTAAAGCTGCTCCTTCAGAACCAGCATGGGGTCTGCCTTTACATCGTCAACGTAAAAGCCGAAGTGCAGGTGCGGTCCCGTGCTCCTACCGGTCGACCCCACCCTGCCGACAACCTGTCCCCTCTTTACAAACTGTCCCTCTTTAACGGTTATCCTCGACAGGTGGGCATAGAGGGTATGAATCCCCAAGCCGTGGTCTATAACAACCGTGTTGCCGGTAAAGTAGAGCTTCCTGGCCAGAACCACCCTGCCCGAAAGGGCTGCGTAAACCGGAGTGCCTCTTTTGGCCCTGAAGTCGGTTCCCCAGTGGATAGAGCGCTTCTTCCTGTTAATAATCCTCTTGGCTCCAAAGGGCGTAGAAACCACCAACCTCGGAAGGGGAGGGTGAAGCTTAGAAGAGCGAAACTTCTTAGGAGTAACCTGAGAGAAGATACGCCTCAGCAGCCTGTTCTCCCGAATAACCCTCCTCAGAAGGGCCCCCTTCAAAGGCCTCGTTTTTACCCAAATCCGTGAAACCCTGAACCTTTTAGGGGAAACCCTCAAAATCCGCGAGAAGACCTCCCGCCTTCCCCGGTAGAGGGAGAGCTTGAACCGCCCCTTAAGCCCGTATGGAACAACAAAGTAAACCTTACTGCTTCCCTCTACCCCCTTAAACACCCAACTCCTGCCGGCCCCGGAAACTACAACCTTGTAAGGACTCTTCGGGTTTACCTTAAAGTAGCCCAAAGAGCCGGGATACCTGTAAGGCAGGTAAAGGGAGGCGGAAGTTTTTGCAGCGGCCGCAGAAGCCAAAAACAGAAGCAGGAAGAGAACCCTCAACATACTTCCATAATGTAGGCCCCGAAAAAGCGGGGCACAAGCCCCGCCGGAACTACTTCATAACCTTCCTTGCATTAAGGGGCTGAACCGGCCTGTTGTTGTCAAAGCCCATAACTTTCCTGAACTTCTCAAGCTGCTCCCGAGACATCTCAACCGGCTCTTTAAACACAATCCACCTAACCCCTTCCGAGCAGGGCGGTGTGGTGAGAGAGCCGGAGTATCTGTAGTAGTCCCTGTTCTCGGGCAAGAGCTTCTCCGGGTCGATTCTTGCGGTAAGGTGTCTCTTCTGACCCGGCTCCTCGGGCATAACACGCCACACCTTCTCAAGCTCGGGGTTTTCCTTCCCAACCTTAAAGAAAACGCCAAGGACCGTTATGTTCCCGTTTTTATCAAGGTGGACGAAGTGGGCTTCAAAGGGGTAGTGCTTGCCGTTAACGGTGTGCTCGCTGGGGGCGTGAAAGTGGAACTGCTTCAGGTAAAAGCGCTTACCGTCAACAACCACGTAACCCCTTCCCCCCATAACAACCTTAATTGTGTGGCCGTTGTTAACAACGTACTTTGCGTCTGAAACGTAGTAGACGCTAACGGGAGCAAGACACGCCTTAACCGCATCGGCGCTGTTAATATCTATGGGCGATTGGTTCTTACCGATTTTACACATAAGGTATTCGGGGCTTAAATCTCCCCAGTGCTCCGGCCCGATGCTGCCGGAATAACCCCAGTGGGCTCCTCCACCTGCAACCGCGCCCGTTGCAAGTGCTGCAACAGCCCCGAGGGTAACCAATACTCTCTTCACGTTTACCTCCACACTATTTTATTTCCTCCATTATACTCCATCTTTTCTAAGATTAGTGATTCTTAATTATTGAAACCGCCTTCCGAGGAGTAGAATGGAGGTAGGGAGGTGGAAGGTGAAAACGGTAATTGAAGGGAAGGTATACGACCCCCTAAACGGGAAGGTTTTTAACGGCCGAATCACCGTTGAAAAGGGCAAGATAAAGAGGGTAGAGCCCGGAGGAACGGGAAGAGAGATAATCACTCCACCGTTTATCGACTCCCACGTTCACATAGAGAGCTCCCTGCTGACACCGGCACAGTTTGCCGCAGCCCTCGCCCCTTTCGGCGTAATCTCGGCGGTTGCCGACCCCCACGAGATAGCAAACGTTCTGGGAACTGAGGGCGTGAAGTTTATGGTAGAGAACGGTAAAAGCGTGCCGGTGAAGCTCTTCTTCGCCGCACCCTCGTGCGTCCCGGCCTCTCCGCTCTCGAAGGCCGGTGCCGTGCTCGGCGTTAAAGAGGTTGAAGAGCTCTTAAAGCTCAAAGAGGTGAAATCGCTGGGAGAAGTGATGAACTTTCCCGGAGTAATTAATAGAGAAGAAAAAGTTATGGCGAAAATAGAGGCGGCAAAAAGGGTGAAAAAACCGATAGACGGTCACGCCCCGGGTTTAAAAGGGGAAGAGGCAAGAAAATACTTCGAAGCCGGAATATCTACCGACCACGAATCGACAACACTGGAGGAGGCAGAGGAGAAAATAAAACTGGGAGTTTACATACAGATTCGGGAAGGCTCTGCCGCAAGGAACTTCCGGAAGCTCTTTCCGCTAATAGAAAAATACCCCGAAAAAGTTATGCTCTGCACCGACGACCGCTCCCCCGACGACCTTACCTCCGGAACCATAAACAGACTTGTAGAAACGGCAATAGAAGAGGGCATATCCCCCCTAAAAGCCCTAAGAGCCGCCTCTGTAAACCCGATAATCCACTATAAACTACCGGTGGGTCTGCTTCGGCCCGGAGACCCGGCAGATTTTCTAATACTGGAAAGCCTAAAACCCCTAACAGTAAAAAGCGTTTACTGCAACGGCCGGAAAATAGCCCACAACGGCACGCCTCTATTTGTGCCACCGGCCATTTCCCAAACACTAAACAATTTCCAGGCAGAGAAAATAACAGAAGAGGAAATCAGAATTACAGCATTAAGAGAGTTTGTAAAAACCATAATCGCCACAGACGGGGAATTAATAACAGACAAAGCCTGTTTAAAGGCCAGGAAAATCAAAAACAACCTCTGTTCAGATACCGATAACGATGTTCTCAAACTTGTAGTTGTTAATCGGTATGGAGAGAAGAGAATAGGCGTAGGCTTCATAAAAGGCTTCAACCTTAAAAGGGGAGCCTTGGCAATGTCGATAGCCCACGACCACCACAACATAATAGCCCTGGGAGCTTCCGACCGGGAAATAGTTCAAGCAGTTAACCGGGTAATAGAAGTCGGTGGCGGCATAAGCTTACACGCCGGAAACCGCAACATAACAATTCCCCTACCCATTGCGGGCCTTATGAGCAACTCAAACGTTAAAAGCTTAGCCGCTAAAGTGACCGAAATAAAAACCGAGCTTCAAAACCTCGGCTGCCGGCTGAAAAACCCCCTAATAACACTGTCTTTCATGGCTCTTGAAGTGATTCCAAAACTCAAACTAACCGACAAAGGCCTTTTCGACTCAGAAAGGTTTGAATTAACTTTCCTCTACTGCTGACTTTAAGAGAGCAGCAGCAATATAAAGCGGAAGTGCCTCCCAAGTAAAGCTAAATGCTTTTAACGTTTAAATCCCACTTGTTCAGATAAAACTAGATATTGGGGGTAAGCAAATTCAAATAAATCAATGGTTTAAATCCCACTTGTTCAGATAAAACCACGAAGAGGAGATGAGATATTTCCACATCTACTACAGTTTAAATCCCACTTGTTCAGATAAAACTTCTTGTCCTGAAAGAGGCCATTGAGAACGCCCTCAAAGGTTTAAATCCCACTTGTTCAGATAAAACTTGGCGTAGCTATTCACAAAAGCCAGCTCTATCGTGGGTTTAAATCCCACTTGTTCAGATAAAACTTAGGAGCTTCTGCCTGAGTTTCTCTATTTTGTTGGTTTAAATCCCACTTGTTCAGATAAAACCGGGGGAGGAGATGAACTTGCGTTCCCTATATGACGACGTTTAAATCCCACTTGTTCAGATAAAACGGCGACCTTGAGACCGTAAGGGAGTTCTTAAAGAAGAGGTTTAAATCCCACTTGTTCAGATAAAACGATTACGAATACGAGGTTACCACCGCCACCTTTGAGGGTTTAAATCCCACTTGTTCAGATAAAACGAGCAGGAATAGAACTCAAGAGAGAAAGGCCGTTTTAGGTTTAAATCCCACTTGTTCAGATAAAACCAACCTTTGGCCATATTCTCAAGTTAAAGAACTGCAATGCTTTTCTCATTATAGCAAATTGGTGAAGAGAGGGTTAAGTGCAGCGGACCTCCATTAAGTTTATGATAATAATCTAATATAAATCCTGAAGGGCTTGCAGCCCAAGCTACAAGCCCAACTTTGAATATTTTATGATGGAATGCAGTAAGTTTTCTAAAACTATATTTTAGATACAGGAACTCCGAAATACAGGATAGAGCGGAACCGAAGTTAAATAAAAAAGGCGGGGCTTAAAGCCCCGCCTTCCGGTGTTTCACTTCAGCACTTAACCTTCGGCTTCTGCCTCTTCACCCTTTTCTGCTCCTTCATACTCGGGGCAGTACTCCCAGGTAACTTTCCTGTACTCTTTCCTTCCGGTTCCTGCAGGTATGAGCCTTCCGATTATAACGTTCTCCTTCAGGCCCCTAAGGTAATCCCTCTTTCCTGCAATTGCAGCTTCGGAAAGTACCCTTGTTGTCTCCTGGAAGGAAGCCGCAGAGATGAAGGAGTCTGTAGAGAGGGCCGCCTTTGTAATTCCGGTAAGAAC is a window of Thermovibrio ammonificans HB-1 DNA encoding:
- a CDS encoding carbonic anhydrase, with product MKRVLVTLGAVAALATGAVAGGGAHWGYSGSIGPEHWGDLSPEYLMCKIGKNQSPIDINSADAVKACLAPVSVYYVSDAKYVVNNGHTIKVVMGGRGYVVVDGKRFYLKQFHFHAPSEHTVNGKHYPFEAHFVHLDKNGNITVLGVFFKVGKENPELEKVWRVMPEEPGQKRHLTARIDPEKLLPENRDYYRYSGSLTTPPCSEGVRWIVFKEPVEMSREQLEKFRKVMGFDNNRPVQPLNARKVMK
- a CDS encoding peptidoglycan DD-metalloendopeptidase family protein, translating into MLRVLFLLLFLASAAAAKTSASLYLPYRYPGSLGYFKVNPKSPYKVVVSGAGRSWVFKGVEGSSKVYFVVPYGLKGRFKLSLYRGRREVFSRILRVSPKRFRVSRIWVKTRPLKGALLRRVIRENRLLRRIFSQVTPKKFRSSKLHPPLPRLVVSTPFGAKRIINRKKRSIHWGTDFRAKRGTPVYAALSGRVVLARKLYFTGNTVVIDHGLGIHTLYAHLSRITVKEGQFVKRGQVVGRVGSTGRSTGPHLHFGFYVDDVKADPMLVLKEQL
- the ade gene encoding adenine deaminase; translation: MKTVIEGKVYDPLNGKVFNGRITVEKGKIKRVEPGGTGREIITPPFIDSHVHIESSLLTPAQFAAALAPFGVISAVADPHEIANVLGTEGVKFMVENGKSVPVKLFFAAPSCVPASPLSKAGAVLGVKEVEELLKLKEVKSLGEVMNFPGVINREEKVMAKIEAAKRVKKPIDGHAPGLKGEEARKYFEAGISTDHESTTLEEAEEKIKLGVYIQIREGSAARNFRKLFPLIEKYPEKVMLCTDDRSPDDLTSGTINRLVETAIEEGISPLKALRAASVNPIIHYKLPVGLLRPGDPADFLILESLKPLTVKSVYCNGRKIAHNGTPLFVPPAISQTLNNFQAEKITEEEIRITALREFVKTIIATDGELITDKACLKARKIKNNLCSDTDNDVLKLVVVNRYGEKRIGVGFIKGFNLKRGALAMSIAHDHHNIIALGASDREIVQAVNRVIEVGGGISLHAGNRNITIPLPIAGLMSNSNVKSLAAKVTEIKTELQNLGCRLKNPLITLSFMALEVIPKLKLTDKGLFDSERFELTFLYC